Proteins from a genomic interval of Flammeovirgaceae bacterium SG7u.111:
- a CDS encoding polysaccharide biosynthesis tyrosine autokinase: MLSVIIAVGIAYTYNTFSDKIYLFRATMLIGDDQAAPRSAAELFTTGERRAEKATNINDEIEKLRSFAMVRKMVDRVGMRVSYFEGDEIGKNEMFKSSPIQVILDSSNIQPINTPFFVTVLSETKFKLDVVGSRVEIFDYDKGEVVDAVSDFNDSKELSFGEDYKNDYCYIIVAPTEAKFDKALIGQRFHFILNNPDDVTREFRESLEVNPINRQSNIVELIARGTNHDKAKTLINELMNTFRVTDLEQKKKVGEQTLDFIQGKLAEASKKLGESESAEAYFRSGSDIRSDAMRTSIESSLTDLEAQKAQINSKLSQFEFMIEALKDEDLTPAEILSTAAYADNDPILKDYFDDLYDLSKEKADLEEKVRPGFPELKVLKIKLDQSRIQLMGFIGKKVDSEMITLTSIEDRIDEKNTTLSRAPSIKKRQNELARKSDFDKDIYQLLLQKEQEAQIGLVTTASGVNIIDEAEILGDSPVSPNTIFNIIVAFLIGIAFPYLIIVIKETLDDRIKNQEDLKSATQVPYLGMIMKGEKEEPLVFESPGNKSLTAESFRSLRVNIEHLKGYKDGVIGFTSTISGEGKTFCSANMAHTFALSGKKTVLICADLRKPRVDEYFDGLYEEGLSNYLLNECEIDETVQKSKIENLDIINAGPTPENPTVILDTKRMRELMDALKEKYDQIVIDTPPIGFVSEYFILKRYIDVSIYVVRANYTDRKHLQDVNELYKSEKLGNINMLLNDVRLPDTHNYYGNAYANGYYYYAD, from the coding sequence TTGTTATCAGTTATAATAGCTGTTGGTATAGCTTATACCTATAATACTTTTTCTGATAAAATATATCTATTCCGCGCTACTATGCTCATAGGTGATGACCAAGCTGCTCCACGTAGTGCCGCTGAGTTATTTACTACTGGTGAAAGAAGGGCAGAAAAAGCAACAAATATAAATGATGAGATAGAAAAACTTCGCTCGTTTGCCATGGTGAGGAAGATGGTAGATAGAGTAGGGATGAGGGTTTCTTATTTTGAAGGGGATGAAATAGGGAAGAATGAAATGTTCAAGTCGTCGCCTATTCAGGTTATTCTTGATTCTAGCAATATCCAACCTATCAACACTCCTTTTTTTGTAACGGTTTTGTCAGAAACCAAATTTAAGTTAGACGTAGTAGGAAGTCGAGTAGAAATTTTTGATTACGATAAAGGAGAGGTAGTTGACGCTGTTTCTGATTTTAACGATTCGAAAGAATTGTCTTTTGGAGAGGATTATAAAAACGATTATTGCTATATCATAGTCGCCCCTACAGAAGCAAAGTTTGATAAGGCATTGATAGGACAGCGCTTTCATTTTATTCTGAACAATCCTGATGATGTAACGAGAGAATTTAGAGAAAGCCTTGAGGTTAATCCGATCAACAGGCAGTCTAATATTGTAGAGCTGATTGCTAGAGGTACGAACCATGATAAGGCAAAGACGCTTATAAATGAGCTGATGAATACTTTCAGGGTCACGGATCTTGAGCAAAAAAAGAAAGTAGGGGAGCAAACATTAGACTTTATTCAGGGGAAACTAGCTGAGGCTAGTAAGAAGCTAGGAGAATCGGAGAGCGCTGAAGCGTATTTTAGGTCTGGTTCTGATATTAGGTCAGATGCTATGAGAACTTCGATAGAAAGTAGCCTGACAGACCTTGAGGCACAAAAAGCACAGATAAACTCAAAACTTAGTCAGTTTGAGTTTATGATTGAAGCGCTTAAAGATGAAGATTTGACCCCTGCAGAGATTCTCTCTACAGCTGCTTATGCTGATAATGATCCAATTTTGAAGGACTATTTTGATGACCTTTATGATTTGAGTAAGGAGAAAGCTGATTTGGAAGAAAAAGTTAGGCCAGGTTTTCCTGAATTAAAGGTATTGAAAATAAAGCTTGACCAGTCTCGTATTCAGCTAATGGGCTTTATCGGTAAAAAAGTTGATTCGGAAATGATTACGTTGACTTCGATTGAAGACCGAATAGACGAGAAAAATACAACCTTGAGTAGAGCACCTTCTATAAAGAAGAGGCAGAACGAGTTGGCAAGAAAGTCAGATTTTGATAAAGATATTTACCAACTTCTCCTCCAAAAAGAACAAGAGGCACAAATTGGATTGGTTACTACTGCCTCTGGAGTGAATATAATTGATGAGGCTGAAATTTTGGGAGACAGCCCTGTTTCTCCAAATACTATATTCAATATTATAGTGGCATTTTTAATAGGTATTGCCTTCCCTTATTTGATAATAGTGATTAAAGAAACTCTTGACGATCGAATTAAAAACCAAGAAGACTTGAAATCTGCTACCCAAGTCCCTTATTTGGGTATGATCATGAAAGGGGAGAAAGAAGAGCCTTTGGTATTTGAGTCACCTGGTAATAAGTCGCTTACCGCAGAATCTTTCCGCTCGTTAAGGGTGAATATAGAACACTTAAAAGGGTATAAAGATGGAGTTATTGGTTTTACATCTACTATAAGTGGAGAAGGTAAAACATTCTGTTCAGCTAATATGGCACATACTTTTGCCCTTTCTGGCAAGAAAACAGTACTTATTTGTGCCGATCTCAGAAAACCAAGAGTAGATGAATATTTCGATGGATTGTACGAAGAAGGTTTGTCGAACTATTTGCTGAATGAGTGCGAAATTGATGAAACCGTTCAGAAATCTAAAATAGAAAATTTGGACATTATCAATGCTGGACCTACTCCTGAAAACCCAACGGTGATATTGGATACAAAAAGGATGAGGGAGTTGATGGATGCTTTGAAAGAAAAGTATGATCAGATAGTGATTGATACTCCTCCTATTGGCTTTGTGTCCGAGTACTTTATTTTGAAGAGGTATATTGATGTAAGCATTTACGTAGTAAGAGCGAACTATACGGATAGGAAGCACTTGCAGGATGTAAATGAACTTTATAAGTCGGAAAAATTGGGTAATATCAATATGCTTTTGAATGATGTAAGGCTTCCTGATACGCACAACTATTATGGAAATGCGTACGCCAATGGATATTATTACTACGCAGATTAA